From one Lycium barbarum isolate Lr01 chromosome 6, ASM1917538v2, whole genome shotgun sequence genomic stretch:
- the LOC132644168 gene encoding uncharacterized protein LOC132644168, with protein sequence MFFYLTTLSLQKFITEDVPVPPEETPDNDQFIVVEAWNHSDFLCKNYILNGLDDGLYNVYSAFNGAFQVAAFIEKLPPLWKDFKNYLKHKRKEMTLEDLIVRLRIEEDNKSAEKKANGKHAIMGENIVETAPTSSKNRKRASKGKNVPSKKKFKASYYNCGKFGHMASDCRAPKNNNNKKKGQANLAEMNNEVDNLCAILSEYNLVGNPREWWIDSGATRHECSNKEFFSSYDAASPNKTIFMANSATAKIERTSNIALKMTYGKIVMLKNVLHVPEMRKNLVSTSLLVKNGFK encoded by the exons ATGTTCTTCTACTTAACAACACTCAGTTTGCAAAAGTTCATTACAGAGGATGTACCTGTCCCACCAGAGGAGACTCCAGACAACGACCAGTTTATCGTGGTTGAGGCATGGAACCACTCTGATTTTCTGTGCAAAAACTACATTCTCAATGGGTTGGATGATGGTTTATATAATGTCTATAGCGCTT TCAATGGAGCTTTCCAGGTTGCAGCCTTTATTGAAAAATTGCCTcctttgtggaaggattttaaaAACTACTTAAAGCACAAACGTAAGGAAATGACATTAGAAGATCTAATTGTCCGGCTTAGAATTGAGGAAGACAACAAATCTGCTGAGAAGAAGGCCAATGGAAAACATGCAATAATGGGGGAAAACATCGTTGAAACTGCTCCTACAAGTTCAAAGAACAGGAAGCGGGCTTCTAAAGGGAAGAATGTTCCAAGCAAGAAGAAATTCAAAGCAAGTTATTATAATTGCGGCAAATTTGGACACATGGCTTCAGACTGTCGTGCTccgaaaaataataataataagaagaaaggTCAAGCCAATCTGGCTGAAATGAATAATGAAGTGGATAATCTATGTGCCATATTGTCAGAATACAACTTGGTAGGTAACCCACGAGAGTGGTGGATAGACTCGGGCGCTACTCGCCACGAGTGTTCTAACAAGGAATTCTTTTCTTCTTATGATGCAGCTAGCCCCAACAAGACGATCTTTATGGCAAATTCTGCTACTGCCAAAATCGAGCGAACAAGCAACATTGCCTTGAAGATGACATATGGAAAGATTGTGATGCTCAAGAATGTCCTTCATGTTCCAGAAATGCGGAAGAACTTAGTCTCAACTTCACTACTAGTCAAGAATGGATTTAAATGA
- the LOC132644169 gene encoding uncharacterized protein LOC132644169, producing MRNATSKVIAEYIIDLVRHILQEITPKFVIEEMRSRYGLHIGYHKAWRSLQHAYNVIRGSPENNYTLLPQYFHMMKLRNPGTVANIKWTADNKFKYAFFAYGASIEGWKHCRPVMMVDATLLKSKYRGVLMIAVAKDGNNSIFPLAFGIADSENNESYRWFFRHMKKVFGTRKDLSILSDRHASIATAIKRTAEFRTYMSQIQKIDPKAAEYIEEEPPERWARPFHTNRRYNMLTTNNVETMNYVLRKARELPIMECIGYIQNKLQIGFTREN from the exons ATGAGGAATGCAACTTCAAAAGTCATAGCGGAATACATTATAGACCTAGTACGCCATATACTACAAGAGATAACACCCAAATTTGTCATTGAAGAAATGAGAAGCAGATATGGCTTGCACATTGGTTACCACAAAGCATGGCGTTCCCTCCAACACGCTTATAATGTTATAAGAGGAAGCCCAGAAAATAACTACACACTTCTACCGCAATATTTTCACATGATGAAATTAAGAAATCCTGGAACAGTTGCTAACATCAAATGGACCGCTGACAATAAGTTTAAGTATGCTTTTTTCGCTTATGGAGCATCAATTGAGGGTTGGAAACACTGCAGACCAGTAATGATGGTGGATGCAACCCTCTTGAAATCAAAATACCGCGGTGTGCTCATGATAGCAGTAGCAAAAGATGGAAACAACAGCATATTTCCTCTCGCATTTGGTATTGCAGACTCTGAGAATAATGAATCCTACAGGTGGTTCTTCAGACACATGAAAAAGGTGTTTGGCACGCGCAAAGACCTATCAATTCTTTCCGATCGCCACGCATCAATTGCAACTGCAATCAAAAGAACT GCAGAGTTTCGTACCTATATGTCACAGATACAAAAAATCGACCCAAAAGCTGCAGAATACATAGAAGAAGAACCACCGGAAAGATGGGCACGTCCATTCCACACCAACAGGCGTTacaacatgctcacaacaaacaatgtCGAGACAATGAATTATGTATTGAGGAAAGCAAGGGAGTTGCCAATAATGGAATGTATTGGTTACATCCAGAACAAGCTGCAAATTGGTTTTACCAGAGAAAATTAG